The proteins below come from a single Vanessa cardui chromosome 7, ilVanCard2.1, whole genome shotgun sequence genomic window:
- the LOC124530962 gene encoding uncharacterized protein LOC124530962: protein MDKTKIMSNIYVVPTPIKIGESTLKAIDDYIYLGQTIQLGKSNFEKEVNRRIQLGWAAFGKPRKIFSSHIPQCLKTKAFDQCVLPVMTYGSETWSFTIGLIRRLKVTQSAMERADAEAGDGGVAGAAREVRGWQPEPRGLAAPPARAALPGKLIQVASAPRASRHPQSCSRALGQLTSARQGRGGARRAPRQCRARRQSGRTPPRCPRPHRRLLLTPAACRRLRRHHSPSAPDAPPTVMVRKYERMSGRQSWSEEEMAKAVAAVVSGKMGYKLAARTYHIPRSTLQRRASKVRYQQPDDPKPLMGHYRRVFTESQEKDLVGYIKSMEKFFMGVSRRDIRELAFQYAEDNNLNHPFDVNTRMAGEDWVRNFLKRNPELLHKSEKDYELEPVNFDQFYHFMCQSS, encoded by the exons ATGGATAAGACGAAGATTATGTCGAACATCTATGTTGTGCCCACTCCTATAAAAATCGGAGAATCTACACTCAAAGCTATCGATGACTACATATACCTGGGACAAACGATCCAATTAGGTAAGTCGAACTTCGAAAAAGAGGTCAACCGTCGAATCCAACTCGGCTGGGCAGCGTTCGGGAAGCCACGAAAAATCTTCTCGTCCCATATACCGCAGTGTCTGAAGACAAAAGCCTTTGACCAGTGTGTGTTGCCAGTGATGACTTACGGTTCAGAAACGTGGTCCTTCACAATAGGCCTCATAAGAAGGCTCAAGGTCACCCAAAGCGCAATGGAGAGG GCGGACGCAGAGGCTGGGGATGGCGGGGTGGCGGGTGCAGCGCGGGAGGTGAGAGGGTGGCAGCCGGAGCCACGCGGGCTAGCCGCGCCCCCTGCGCGCGCCGCTTTGCCCGGGAAGCTCATTCAAGTAGCGAGCGCGCCCCGTGCCAGCCGCCACCCTCAG TCGTGCAGCCGGGCCCTGGGCCAGTTGACGTCAGCGCGCCAGGGCCGCGGCGGGGCAAGACGGGCCCCGCGCCAGTGTCGCGCGCGCCGTCAGTCTGGCCGCACGCCGCCTCGCTGCCCGCGCCCGCACCGCCGCCTGCTCCTGACGCCAGCCGCCTGTCGCCGCCTCCGACGCCACCACTCACCCTCCGCTCCCGACGCACCACCC ACAGTCATGGTACGGAAATACGAAAGAATGAGTGGACGCCAATCCTGGAGCGAAGAAGAAATGGCAAAAGCCGTGGCAGCCGTGGTGTCTGGCAAAATGGGTTATAAACTCGCCGCCAGAACCTACCACATACCACGATCCACACTCCAAAGGCGAGCTAGTAAAGTACGCTATCAGCAACCCGATGACCCCAAGCCACTGATGGGACACTACAGACGTGTATTCACAGAAAGTCAGGAAAAAGACTTAGTCGGGTATATTAAAAGTATGGAAAAATTTTTCATGGGCGTTTCCAGAAGAGATATTAGAGAGCTTGCATTCCAATACGCCGAAGACAACAATCTCAACCACCCTTTTGATGTCAATACTCGGATGGCTGGTGAAGATTGGGTAAGGAACTTTTTGAAAAGAAATCCGGAACTGCTCCACAAGTCGGAGAAGGATTATGAGCTGGAACCGGTTAACTTCGATCAGTTCTACCACTTCATGTGTCAATCGTCATGA